In a single window of the Papaver somniferum cultivar HN1 chromosome 8, ASM357369v1, whole genome shotgun sequence genome:
- the LOC113305222 gene encoding 3-ketoacyl-CoA synthase 4-like has protein sequence MTTDDNGSIPASGNQRSPSYSTKSINFKYVQLAYHYLISHLLILFLIPFIAVFFFEVSSENREYVYKLWYYHIAKFNLVSATICAGIVSGLSVYMMKRPRTVYLVDFSCYRPPSHLQVSFELLIDRVQRYSNQSASSIVFQQKILERSGLGEETCVPEGLHCHPPDRCLAMGRKETEEVMFGALDILFSNTNVKPEDIGILVVNCSLFNHVPSLSSMIINKYKLRSNIKSFSLGGMGCSAGVIAIDLAKDLLQAHRDTYAIVLSTENLTLSAYDGNNKSMMVTNCLFRVGGAAILLSNKFQDKRQAKYKLVHIVRTHFGSNDEAFTCVRQDDDEAGKVGVALCKSLMEIAGLALKTNITTLGPLVLPISEQLRFITAMVIKKLCKNPKIKTYIPDFKLAFEHFCIHAGGRAIVDEMENNLNLSPAHVEPSRMTLHRFGNTSSSSIWYELAYMEAKGRMCKNDRVWQIALGSGFKCNSAVWVALKNVKSCPKGNPWEDCIHKYPV, from the coding sequence ATGACAACAGATGATAATGGCAGCATTCCTGCTAGCGGAAATCAGAGGTCGCCATCATATTCCACAAAAAGTATTAATTTTAAATATGTCCAGTTGGCTTACCATTACTTGATTAGTCATCTGCTAATTCTGTTTCTTATTCCTTTTATCGCTGTATTTTTCTTTGAAGTCAGTTCAGAGAATCGTGAGTATGTGTATAAGCTTTGGTATTATCACATAGCCAAGTTCAATCTTGTCAGTGCTACAATTTGTGCGGGTATCGTTTCTGGTTTATCAGTTTACATGATGAAACGGCCTCGAActgtctatctagttgatttttcCTGTTATCGCCCACCTAGTCATCTTCAAGTTTCATTTGAATTACTCATTGACCGTGTTCAGCGTTATAGCAACCAGAGTGCCTCATCTATTGTATTCCAACAAAAGATTCTCGAGCGATCTGGACTAGGTGAAGAAACTTGTGTTCCAGAAGGCTTGCATTGCCATCCACCAGACCGATGTTTGGCGATGGGAAGAAAAGAGACGGAGGAAGTTATGTTTGGAGCTCTGGATATTCTTTTCTCAAATACTAATGTTAAACCTGAGGACATTGGTATTCTTGTGGTAAATTGCAGTTTGTTTAATCATGTCCCATCGCTTTCCTCCATGATCATTAACAAATATAAACTGAGAAGTAATATTAAGAGTTTTAGTTTGGGAGGGATGGGCTGCAGTGCTGGAGTCATAGCAATTGATCTTGCCAAGGATTTACTACAGGCTCATCGAGACACGTATGCAATTGTCTTGAGCACAGAGAACCTTACTCTATCGGCGTACGATGGAAACAACAAATCCATGATGGTAACTAATTGTCTATTTCGTGTAGGCGGAGCTGCGATTCTTCTCTCCAACAAATTTCAAGACAAGCGACAAGCCAAGTACAAATTAGTTCATATTGTGAGAACCCATTTTGGTTCAAACGACGAAGCATTTACATGTGTAAGGCAGGATGATGACGAAGCTGGTAAAGTTGGTGTCGCCCTATGCAAAAGTCTCATGGAAATTGCAGGACTGGCACTAAAGACCAACATCACCACTTTAGGTCCTCTCGTCCTTCCAATCAGCGAACAACTTCGTTTTATCACTGCTATGGTGATTAAGAAGTTGTGCAAGAACCCGAAAATAAAGACTTACATTCCTGATTTCAAACTTGCATTTGAGCATTTCTGTATACATGCTGGTGGAAGAGCAATAGTCGATGAAATGGAAAATAACCTAAATCTTTCGCCTGCTCATGTTGAACCTTCACGAATGACTCTTCATCGATTTGGAAACACGTCATCAAGCTCAATTTGGTATGAGTTGGCCTACATGGAGGCTAAAGGAAGGATGTGCAAGAACGACCGTGTCTGGCAGATTGCATTAGGAAGTGGGTTTAAGTGTAATAGTGCAGTCTGGGTCGCACTTAAAAATGTGAAATCATGTCCCAAGGGTAATCCTTGGGAGGATTGCATTCATAAATATCCTGTGTAA
- the LOC113306996 gene encoding uncharacterized protein LOC113306996 — MNIKQQQQRITYSELNNMIISIPKTLVSSSQFITSKSSNLSQSQKFTSERYFNVFNRNGEQKKLIFGDSKKWGSCGKLGFRVGFSASDGLSLDSSDDSDFIKKRKVVDHITLLKAKEGLSDEDEKDMLDHLYTSQYQMGGIIAISLGRARNKNLDGYTHAVYMRFQGKEDLVKFYENEFYLGVLKDHVMPYSHELRYVDYEAEVEDDILPIFRKGQEFNYGLEFMLLISVAESEHGEPIEDALLAHANLARDFPSLIVQFTQGSNFNLSSKEYSHAVVIRFRSTEAFEMFVGNSEYREMWTSKFAPIVQKTLAIDFTIDPVGTELM; from the exons ATGAACattaaacagcagcagcaaagaaTTACATACAGTGAGTTAAACAATATGATCATTTCCATTCCTAAAACCcttgtttcttcttctcagttTATTACCTCCAAAAGCTCCAATCTTTCTCAGTCACAAAAATTCACTTCAGAGAGATACTTTAATG TGTTTAACAGAAATGGAGAGCAGAAGAAATTGATTTTCGGAGATTCTAAGAAATGGGGGTCTTGTGGCAAGCTTGGTTTTAGAGTGGGTTTCTCAGCTTCTGATGGATTGAGTTTAGATTCTTCAGATGATTCTGATTTCATTAAGAAAAG AAAAGTTGTGGATCACATTACTTTGCTGAAAGCAAAAGAGGGTTTATCGGACGAAGATGAGAAAGATATGTTAGATCATCTTTACACATCTCAGTATCAGATGGGTGGAATTATTGCAATTTCATTAG GCCGTGCCCGGAATAAGAACCTTGATGGTTACACTCACGCGGTGTACATGCGTTTCCAAGGAAAGGAAGATCTTGTGAAGTTTTATGAGAATGAGTTCTACTTGGGAGTTCTTAAGGACCATGTCATGCCTTACTCCCAT GAATTGCGTTATGTGGATTACGAAGCTGAAGTAGAAGATGACATTCTGCCCATATTTCGGAAAGGACAG GAATTCAATTACGGTCTGGAGTTCATGCTTCTAATTTCAGTTGCGGAGAGTGAACATGGTGAGCCCATAGAAGATGCTTTGCTTGCGCATGCAAATTTGGCCAGGGATTTTCCATCCTTGATTGTACAATTTACTCAAG GATCCAATTTTAATCTCAGCAGTAAAGAATACTCACATGCTGTAGTTATACGCTTTCGATCAA CTGAGGCCTTTGAGATGTTTGTAGGTAACTCAGAATACAGAGAG ATGTGGACCTCAAAATTTGCACCAATTGTACAGAAAACTCTGGCAATAGATTTTACTATTGATCCCGTCGGAACTGAACTTATGTAG